TAAATCAACGGTCTTTTTCTTGAATTCGGCAAATCGTTCATCTTTACTTAATTTGTCCACGCCCAGTTGTTCATGTAATACGAAATCCACATCCCGTCGATCTGCAATCAATTGTGCCATAAGACTTTATCCTTCTATAAAGGTTACAAGGTGCCACGGGCGTATCTGTTTTTTACACCCATGGGTCCAAAACATTTTTCAAAACGCCTATTCTTTAAGGCCGTATAACGGTCACGGGCCGTCCTTGGGCTATGTGCACCCAGACTTCGGCCCACAACAAAGATAGAAAGAATTCAGTTGGTTACTGAAAACTTTCTTATAAAAAAACTATCAACCGCAAATGACACATCAGGCGACGGCATAGGGCCCTTCAGCGTGGGTATTCATGTTCCAGATATGCATTTGCTCCGCATCCCGGATCAATTGGTCCCTAAAGTCCGGATGGGCTATGCTGATAAGTGCTTCGGCCCGTTCCCATGTAGACTTTCCTTTCAGGGAGACCATTCCATATTCCGTGACAACATACTGGGTGATGGTTCGCGGCAAGGTAATGATGGAGCCTTTATCAAAAACAGGCCGAATTCTAGATTTGATGTTGCCGTCACGGTCTTTGACCGTAGAACTCAGACAGATAAAAGACTTGCCCCCTTTGGAATGATAGGCGCCGTAAGCAAAATCAAACTGACCGCCTGTGCCGGTAATATGCCTGAAACCGGAGGACTCCGAAGAGACCTGGCCGTAGAGATCCACCTCAAGGGCGTTGTTGATGGAAACAGCCTTGTCATTATCAGAGATATGGCTCAGTTTGTTTGTGTAATCCACGGAAAAACTTGCACAGGCGGGGTTATTGTTCATAAAGTCATACAGGCGGGCGCTGCCCAGTGCAAAGGTGTAGACCATCTTTCCCGGATCACGGCTTTTTTTAAGATTAGTAATTTTTCCGGCTTCATACATATCCAGATAGGCATCGGCAAGCATTTCAGTGTGAACACCTAAGTCCTTGAGATCCGATTGGGCAATCATTTTGCCCACCGCATTAGGCATCCCCCCAATGCCAAGCTGGATACAGGAACCATCTTCAATTTGGCTTACGATCATCTCTGCAATTTTTTTATCCACATCGGTAATAACCGGGTCAGGCAAGGTAACAAGCGGTTTATTGTCGGTCTCCACCACAAAATCCACATCGCGAATGTGGACCGATTCATTGGCACCACCCAAGCAGCAGGGCATATTCTCATTGACTTCCACAATGACCGTATCTGCGTTTTCTATAATTGACTTTTGAAAGGAGTTGGCAATCCCGAAGTTAAAATAGCCGAACCGGTCCATTGGCGCAGCTTTAAGCATGCAGATATTTGATTTGATGTTCTGTTTATAATGGGACGGACCTTCGTGGTAAATAAACGGAATAAAATGACAGTTCCCGTTGTCGTGCTTTTTTCGTTCTCCGCTGCTGAAGTGCCAGGAGTTGTAAATCATGCAGCCGTTACCCGGATCTGCTGCAGCCACGGCGGCAGTGCCGGGATAGGCCAGCGCTCTAACCTTGACATCCTTGAGTTCATGGATTCGCATGGCCAGTGCAGCATCAAGGGTTTCAGGCGCAGTTAAAAAGGCGCCGTAATCGATCCAGTCCCCTGATTTAACAACGGATACGGCATTGACTGCGGTGGACAACTTTTGCCGGTATTCTGTCATGATACTCATGTTAAACACCTCCCCTTTTTGTTTATCTATGGTCTAAAAAAAACTGAACGCTTGCTCAAAAGTTTCAGACATCGGCAGCAATAATTATACCAATCACCAAAATTGAGTTGATAACCATTTGTTTTAAAATGATATTTTTGCATTTAGAGGTGTTTATGAGGCAGTCAAACAGGCAGATTTACGTGGCGATATCGCCACGTAAAACAAAACCAAGCAATATATATGAAACGATTCTATTGAAATTTCAATATATTATAAAAAAGTGGCAATATCGCCACAATTTGAGGCTATTCGATTCCGAATTTTTTCATTTTGGTAAACAGGGTCTTTCTATGAATTCCAAGAGCAACGGCCGTCCGGGCCTTTTGCCACCGGTTCTCCTCCAGGGCTTTCAGAATGGCCCCCTTTTCAAACGCCTCCACAATCTCATTCAAGGGGCCGCAGGGATCGGAGGATTCCTGGACAAAATGAACCGGTTTGGTGCTGTCAACACTAGACTCAGACGCGTTACTTGTAAAATCGATTTTCCCCAGGGTCATGTAACGATGAAGAACATTCTGAAGTTCCCGGACATTTCCAGGCCAGTCGTGCCGAAGGAAATCTTCCATTATTTTACCACCCACAGGGAGAATATCCCCCTCATCTCCAAAGGCGGATAAAAAATAGTCCACCAGCAATGGAATATCTTCCTTGCGGTCCCGCAGGGCCGGCAACCGAATGGGAATAATATGCACCCGGTAAAAAAAATCCTCCCGCATCAATCCTTTTTCCACCAGGCGTTTAAGGTCTTTGTTGGTGGCAGCCACAATCCTCAGGTCAGGTTTAATCACCTGGGTACCGCCCACAGGTGTGTACCCCCCGCCTTCAATGGCCCGAAGGAGCTTGACCTGGAGATTGGGGCCGATATCCCCAATTTCATCTAGAAACAAGGTGCCGCCGTCAGCCGTACCGAGAAACCCCTCCTTGTCCTTTTCAGCGCCGGTGAACGCCCCCTTGCGGTAACCAAAAAATTCACTTTCTATAATATTTTCGCTGATCGCCCCGCAGTTGACAGGCACAAATCTTTTTTTACACCGGTTGCTCAAATTATGAATCGCCCGGGCCACCAGCTCTTTTCCGGTGCCTGATTCACCATAGATAATTACATGCGCGTTGCTTGCGGCTGCCCGTACCACCAGCTCATAGACCTTCTGCATGGATTGGCTTTTACCCACAATATTTTCAAACCTGTACCGTTCTTTCATGGCAGACCGAAGAACGATGTTTTCATTTCTGAGCAGATCCGCATCTTCGCTGATCTTCTCTTCCCGGCGCTTTCTGTCGGTAATGTCCATATGAATGGTCTGGGCTTTAACAATCCGGCCCCGGTTGTCGTAGACCGGAGACTGAATAGACCAATACCATCGGCCATCCCGGGGGCTTTTCAGTTCCCACCGCCGGGTCTCTCCCGAAAGGACCAACCCAAGCCGACAACCGGGACAGGGGGAATCAAGGCCATGAACCACCTGATAACATTTTTCTCCCACTCCGCTTCGGCCCGCCTTTTCCTGCAATGCGTCATTCATGAACTCGAGGCGGTAGTCTTCAGATGTCGTATAGATCAATCCTTCAAAGGTGCGAATAACATCACTGAGCCGCGCCTCGCTTTGCCTCAGGCGGTTCTCGGCAAGCTTTCTTTTTGTGATATCCATAAATGATGCAATGCTCTTGCCGGTACCGGGAATCATGCCCACCTTCATATCGATGTAGCGGATATCCCCTGACTTGGCAAAAATCCGGCACTCGTACTCGGTAGGAATGCCGCCAACACCCTTTCGCCGGCCGTAATGATAATTTTGCATCATTTCATTGTCACCGGGCACCACAAACTGGGACCACCGCATCCGGTTCTCAATTTCGTTACGCTCAAGCCCCACCAGGTCCATGAATTTGGCATTCACATAAAGGATCAGCATATCCGGATCAATAATGATGGTGCCGGTGCCGGTATTTTCAAAAACGCTGTGGTACATCTCCTTTTGGCGGGTCAATTCCAGAATCCGGGCCTCGCCCTCTTTGGCTTTGTGCAGTCTGTGTAGGGTTTTGCCAAGGTCAATCGAAAGCGCTTCTAAAACGTCGATCTCCAAAGCATCGGGTACATACCCGATAGGGGCATAAAAAACCTGGCACTTGTCAGCTTTTTCATAAGGATCATTTATGGAAAAGTAAAAAGCCGTAGCCGGAGTTCCGGGCTCCAGACCCAAGCGTTCCGCCACGGGTTTGGGAAGGTCCGTATCCGTGATCGTATTAAACGGTTTGTTTTTGGGATTTACGCTGGTTCCGGAAAAAAGAGCCAATTCGTTCAAATCGGTATGGGCGGGGCTCATGTCATCGCAAGCTAAACCGGATTCAGGAGAAAAAACCGATTTAAAACAAACCGTATAATAAGGCGTCTGACTTTCCACTGCACCCAAGACTGCATCCAAAAGCTTGGCGGTGTCAACGGCATGGAGCATCGCACGGCGGCACAGGCGGGAAAATGTAAACAACCACATCATATCCGCCGGAATCCGGCCTGTTTGCGCCAGAATGTCATGTCCGGCCTGATCCGGGTTTGGTTTTGTTTTCATCTCACTCCTGCATGGATCAAATGGGTTAAAGTTCAGCAATGATCCTCCCATAAAAACAGAAACATAGTGAATATGCGCATATGAGTCAAACCCAAAAAGCTTGGAAAAAATTTTAAAATTAAAGTATTGGCTGGACCTTTTGGTTCAAAATCGGATCAAAGAGGGTCTTATCATAGCAGACCAGTTCTACTGAATTACCATCAGGATCGTACAGATAGATAGACCGCCATCCAAATGGCGGATGTTCACCGGACTGAATTTTGATGCCAATATTTTCCAGCCTGCTACGCTCTTTGATAAATGCGGCTTTATCCACCACAAAAGCAAAATGATGTAATGTGCCGGACCCTGAATCTGCGATATTTCCCTGCATATTTTTCGGCCCGCTGTACTCGTGCATTTTGTCAAATATCGCCAGTAACTGTGGGTGCCCTTCAACGTCGTCATCAATTTTAAAAAAAGTTGCACTCCCGAATGATGCGAACAATTCAAGCCCGATCACCTGACGGTAGAACTCCACCATTTTTTTTGGATTCTCACTTCTTAGAACGATTTCTCCAAGACGCTTTCGTTGTACTTTCATTGTCTTGTCTCCATAACTTATTATTAAACGACTAATTAAATAAAAATTAATTACTTAATGGAGAGGTGTCAACGTCAGGGTCGATTTCTTTGAAAACGTATGGAAACGTTTATTTGCCCGGCTTTTTTATCTTCATCCGTTTCATTTTTTCAATCAGCGTTGTAGGTTTAATGCCGAGGAGTCTGGCTGCGCCGTCTGTATTGTAAATTTTCCAATTGCAGTATCGCAAAGCCCGAATCATATTTTCACGTTCCAAAAGCTGAAGATCATCAACAGACAGAATACCATCCGGCGGTACTGTCTCAAAAGTCGAGCCTTCCGACGTTAAACGATTGCCTCCCCGTTCAAGTATCGCATTAAAATTCAAACGGTTGGATTTCGATAAAATCATGGCCCGTTCAACAGCATTTTCAAGTTCGCGGACATTACCCGGCCAGTCGTAGGATTGCAGATCTATGATGTTGGCTTTTGTCAGTTCCGGCCTGGGACGGTTCATGAATTTTGAAAGCCTGCGGATAAAATGCGCAGTCAACAAAGGGATATCATCTATTCGATCCCTGAGCGGATCAATGTGGATGGGAAAGACATTCAGACGGTAAAAGAGATCGTCCCTGAATGTTTTATTTTTAACCTCATCTTTCAAATCTTTATTGGTGGCCGCAACCACTCTGATATCGGACTTTCTTGTCTTTTCCTCTCCCAGGCGTTCATATTCGCCCTCCTGAAGCACGCGCAGCAGTTTACTTTGAAGAGACAATGGTATTTCTCCGACTTCATCTAAGAAAATGGTTCCGCCGTCAGCCGCCTCAAACCGGCCTACCCTGTCTTTAACAGCGCCTGTGTATGCCCCCTTTACATGGCCGAAAAATTCACTTTCGTAGAGTTCTTTTGGAATAGCCGCACAATTGACCCTTATAAATGCCGCAGATTTCCGGCTGCTGTGTTTATGAATTTCACGGGCGACCAGTTCTTTGCCTGTACCGGATTCTCCCTGGATAAGCACGCTGGCTCCGGTAGGCGACACAAGCTCTATCTGCGATATGACAGATTTCATTGACCGACTCTGGCCAATAATGGTTCCATAACGATGAGAATCTGCCAATTCTTGTTTAAGGAGCACGTTTTCGGCCTGCAAACGATCCTTTAGCAATTGTATTTCAGATGTTCTTTCCGCCACGATTATCTCGAGATTATCCCGATGTTTTTTTAAATCCCGCTCAAGCTTTTTGGGTTTTGAAATATCCTCTATCATCGCAATAATCATCTTTTCATTCGTCCGGCTGTCTTCCACAAGGATAACCGCCAGGCTTGCCCAGAATATTTCGCCTGATTTCCGGATATACCTTTTTTCCATGTTGTAGTGATCAATCTCTTTAGATATCATTTTTTTAAAGAGCACCAGATTGGTATTCTGATCATCCGGATGGGTAATTTGGGAAAAATGCATCTTCTCCAGTTCTTCTTTTGAGTAGCCCATCATGCGGCACAGTGCCCGGTTCGCCAAACGGACATTTCCATTAAGATCATTTAAGGATGTACCAAAAGGCGCATATTTGAAAATTTTACGGAATTTGGCCTCACTTTCCTGGATGGTACGTTCTGAAATTTTTAATTTGGACACCTGGTCTTCAAGATCCTGATTGACTGTTTTTAGCGTTTTTACATAGTCACTGCACCGGTCTTCCAGGAGCACACATCGGTCCGCCAGTTCTTTTAAAGTCTTTTCGGGCTGGATCATGGCGAATCTCCTTTTATATATCTCTGAAATTTATCTCAAATATTTGAGATAAAGATAATCACAACTTTGCAAATCTCAATATTTTGAGGTTTTTAAACAACTCGGCTAATTATAAAGCCTTTCAATATCAAGGTGTTATGATGTTTTCTGCAGCTGGCACACTAATTGATTTAATTTATAAACAACGGAAGAAAAGACAACCTATCAACGTCATCCGTTAAATATTTACCCGAGAGATATGGAGGATATGATGAATACTTCAATTAAAATATCATTTTTTATGATCATCGCAGCAGTCATGATTTATGGTTTCAATGGACACACAGATGTAAAACCCCAAATTCAAAAGGGCGGTTTTATAGAACTTGCGTACAGCAATGGTTCACCCCCAACATACGGGGTAAAACAAATTAATGAGGTGTTGAAAAGTGTCGGCGTCAGGGTCAGCACCCCTGCTTTACCGGAAACGGCGGATCATCTGTTTCAGGCGTCACAACACCGTGCTTTGACAACAAAAGAAGCCAATGAACTGATATCGATTTTTTCTTTGGATCGGCAGGATCTGCTGAAAGAAATTAAAAAGGCCGGCAGAACGCCGGCAGAACGGGACGGCGGTTCACTTTCAACCTCTGAAGTCGGCGTGCCGCCTTATCCGAAAGTCTATGATATGAAATCGTTAAGCCCTGAGGTCACGATCTATCTCCAGGAAAAGTTCGGCAGGCTTCATGTGAACTATTCTGAAGACGGTATCGGTATCGATGAAGTGATGACCATTGTATCCGGAGGGCCTTATACATGGTTTTTTGTTCTCCCCGGAAATGTCGTTGGTAAATTGACCTTTGGTCATGTCGGAAAAAGCGGACATGCATGGCGGGTAAGTTACCCAGGGATGGTTCCCCATGGTGGCTTCTTTGATGCCCCTTACGGCCTGGTGGTCGCTTATGCCCACGGGCCGGAACACTTTGTCATGCGCTACGATGCACCCAATGTCCAGGGTGCTGAAACCTTGGGAGAGAATCCATGGATCGATTTTTCAACAACGCCACCTCAGCTTCTGGCCAAAAAATAAAAGCCCACGGCCCTGCTTTTTCAGGCAGGGCCGTTTTTAAAAAGGAGATCTAAAATGAGGGATTTAAATCATACGAGTGCGATGATATTCACTCAAAAAAAGCAAAATAGATTTGTTCATATACTCATGTTGTTAAATATCCTACTTATCGCAAGCTCATTTCCGGTAGGTGCAACCATCACAAATGCCCTGCCTCCTGCAGTAATGATGTCATTAAGATTCATGCTTGCGGCATTGCTTTTTGCACCCTATGTTCTGATCCGAAACGGATTCCAATTTCCCTCATGGGTAAGCATGGCGCATTACATCATTATCAGTATTCCTCTGGTTATATTTTTTTGGTGCATGTTTGAAAGTCTCAGATATACAAGCCTTTTGAATACAGGCGCCATATTCACCCTGGTCCCGACGATTACAGCCGTTCTGGCAGTTATTTTCAACAAGGACAACATCAGCAGATCCCGTGCACTGGGTCTTTTTACCGGCACACTTGGCGCCGTCTGGATCGTCTTTCGCGGGGACATCAATGCCCTTGTGAACTTAAACCTGAACTATGGAGACATTGTCTTTTTTATCGGCTGTCTGGCCCTTGGATTATACAACGTGTTGATTAAAAAGCTATATCAAGATGAGCCCATGGAGCTATTGACTTTCTGGGTGCTTCTTTGGGGCAGTGTCTGGCTGTCTGTTATTTCCTTACAGGATTGGGGACAGATTCACTGGAAAAGTGTGGCGCTGAACGTGTATGCCGGTATTGCCTATTTATCTGTGTTTACGACATTAACCACCTTTTTATTAATGCAGTTCAGCATCGTTCGAATCGGTGCGACCAAAGCATCTGCTTACAGTTTTATAACCCCGATTTTTGTCATCTTACTGAGCATCGTTTTCGGGATGGAACGCTTTATCCCGGTAAC
This window of the uncultured Desulfobacter sp. genome carries:
- a CDS encoding acetyl-CoA hydrolase/transferase C-terminal domain-containing protein, with protein sequence MSIMTEYRQKLSTAVNAVSVVKSGDWIDYGAFLTAPETLDAALAMRIHELKDVKVRALAYPGTAAVAAADPGNGCMIYNSWHFSSGERKKHDNGNCHFIPFIYHEGPSHYKQNIKSNICMLKAAPMDRFGYFNFGIANSFQKSIIENADTVIVEVNENMPCCLGGANESVHIRDVDFVVETDNKPLVTLPDPVITDVDKKIAEMIVSQIEDGSCIQLGIGGMPNAVGKMIAQSDLKDLGVHTEMLADAYLDMYEAGKITNLKKSRDPGKMVYTFALGSARLYDFMNNNPACASFSVDYTNKLSHISDNDKAVSINNALEVDLYGQVSSESSGFRHITGTGGQFDFAYGAYHSKGGKSFICLSSTVKDRDGNIKSRIRPVFDKGSIITLPRTITQYVVTEYGMVSLKGKSTWERAEALISIAHPDFRDQLIRDAEQMHIWNMNTHAEGPYAVA
- a CDS encoding sigma-54-dependent Fis family transcriptional regulator, giving the protein MKTKPNPDQAGHDILAQTGRIPADMMWLFTFSRLCRRAMLHAVDTAKLLDAVLGAVESQTPYYTVCFKSVFSPESGLACDDMSPAHTDLNELALFSGTSVNPKNKPFNTITDTDLPKPVAERLGLEPGTPATAFYFSINDPYEKADKCQVFYAPIGYVPDALEIDVLEALSIDLGKTLHRLHKAKEGEARILELTRQKEMYHSVFENTGTGTIIIDPDMLILYVNAKFMDLVGLERNEIENRMRWSQFVVPGDNEMMQNYHYGRRKGVGGIPTEYECRIFAKSGDIRYIDMKVGMIPGTGKSIASFMDITKRKLAENRLRQSEARLSDVIRTFEGLIYTTSEDYRLEFMNDALQEKAGRSGVGEKCYQVVHGLDSPCPGCRLGLVLSGETRRWELKSPRDGRWYWSIQSPVYDNRGRIVKAQTIHMDITDRKRREEKISEDADLLRNENIVLRSAMKERYRFENIVGKSQSMQKVYELVVRAAASNAHVIIYGESGTGKELVARAIHNLSNRCKKRFVPVNCGAISENIIESEFFGYRKGAFTGAEKDKEGFLGTADGGTLFLDEIGDIGPNLQVKLLRAIEGGGYTPVGGTQVIKPDLRIVAATNKDLKRLVEKGLMREDFFYRVHIIPIRLPALRDRKEDIPLLVDYFLSAFGDEGDILPVGGKIMEDFLRHDWPGNVRELQNVLHRYMTLGKIDFTSNASESSVDSTKPVHFVQESSDPCGPLNEIVEAFEKGAILKALEENRWQKARTAVALGIHRKTLFTKMKKFGIE
- a CDS encoding VOC family protein; protein product: MKVQRKRLGEIVLRSENPKKMVEFYRQVIGLELFASFGSATFFKIDDDVEGHPQLLAIFDKMHEYSGPKNMQGNIADSGSGTLHHFAFVVDKAAFIKERSRLENIGIKIQSGEHPPFGWRSIYLYDPDGNSVELVCYDKTLFDPILNQKVQPIL
- a CDS encoding sigma 54-interacting transcriptional regulator — translated: MIQPEKTLKELADRCVLLEDRCSDYVKTLKTVNQDLEDQVSKLKISERTIQESEAKFRKIFKYAPFGTSLNDLNGNVRLANRALCRMMGYSKEELEKMHFSQITHPDDQNTNLVLFKKMISKEIDHYNMEKRYIRKSGEIFWASLAVILVEDSRTNEKMIIAMIEDISKPKKLERDLKKHRDNLEIIVAERTSEIQLLKDRLQAENVLLKQELADSHRYGTIIGQSRSMKSVISQIELVSPTGASVLIQGESGTGKELVAREIHKHSSRKSAAFIRVNCAAIPKELYESEFFGHVKGAYTGAVKDRVGRFEAADGGTIFLDEVGEIPLSLQSKLLRVLQEGEYERLGEEKTRKSDIRVVAATNKDLKDEVKNKTFRDDLFYRLNVFPIHIDPLRDRIDDIPLLTAHFIRRLSKFMNRPRPELTKANIIDLQSYDWPGNVRELENAVERAMILSKSNRLNFNAILERGGNRLTSEGSTFETVPPDGILSVDDLQLLERENMIRALRYCNWKIYNTDGAARLLGIKPTTLIEKMKRMKIKKPGK
- a CDS encoding DMT family transporter codes for the protein MRDLNHTSAMIFTQKKQNRFVHILMLLNILLIASSFPVGATITNALPPAVMMSLRFMLAALLFAPYVLIRNGFQFPSWVSMAHYIIISIPLVIFFWCMFESLRYTSLLNTGAIFTLVPTITAVLAVIFNKDNISRSRALGLFTGTLGAVWIVFRGDINALVNLNLNYGDIVFFIGCLALGLYNVLIKKLYQDEPMELLTFWVLLWGSVWLSVISLQDWGQIHWKSVALNVYAGIAYLSVFTTLTTFLLMQFSIVRIGATKASAYSFITPIFVILLSIVFGMERFIPVTVPGMLLVVTGMFLIQGDKAGEQ